Proteins found in one Fervidobacterium thailandense genomic segment:
- a CDS encoding PD-(D/E)XK nuclease domain-containing protein codes for MDRSAREALEQIKERGYHEPYRGKEVYLVGISVSSKSGRIKDWECERVW; via the coding sequence GTGGACAGGTCGGCAAGGGAAGCGCTGGAGCAGATAAAGGAGCGGGGGTACCATGAGCCGTACAGGGGCAAGGAGGTGTACTTGGTGGGGATAAGTGTATCGAGCAAGAGTGGGAGGATAAAGGATTGGGAGTGCGAGAGGGTATGGTGA